From a single Cotesia glomerata isolate CgM1 linkage group LG6, MPM_Cglom_v2.3, whole genome shotgun sequence genomic region:
- the LOC123267015 gene encoding mucin-2-like isoform X1, with product MIRDWLFPSDYQEYDYVYYDQPKSEPEKPPPPKSKPPPPPKPKPPKKKKPATPAPPAPLPPLPPLPPLPPLPPLPPAPPLPSVAPLPQLPPAPPLPPVPPQQTMYPKKSKTMLPTTLIKTKFEKEITTITNVPTTTPKTTTTIEPTTTPKTTTILPTTTLKTTPKVETTTTVQPTTTPKTTTTTVKPTTTPKTTTILPTTTLKTTTTKVETTTTVQPTTTPKTTTTTVKPTTTPKTTTILPTTTLTTTTVQLTTTPKTTTTIEPTTTPKTTTILPTTTLKTTTPKVEMTTTVQPTTTPKPTTTTIEPTTTPETTTTIEPTTTPKTTTILPTTILETTTPKVKNTTTVQPTTTAKTTTILPSTTLETTTPDLETTTTIEPTTTSKTTTILPSTTLKTTTPEVETTTTVQPTTTPKSTTTIEPTTTPKTTTILPTTSLKTTTVQPTTTIEPTTTPKTTTILPTTTLKTTPKVETTITVQPTTTPKTTTTIEPTTTPKMTTILPITTLKTTTPKVETTTTVQPTTSPKTTTTTTVKPTTTPKTTTILPTTTLTTTTVQLTTTPKTTTTIETTTTPKTTKILPTTTLKTTTPKVETTTTVQPTTSPKTTTTTVKPTTTPKTTTILTTTSLKTTTVQLTTTPKTTTTIEPTTTPKTTTILPTTTLTTTVQLTTTPKTTSTIEPTTTPKTTTILLTTTLTTTTVQPTTTPKSTTTIKPTTTPKTTTILPTTSLKTTTVQPTTTPKTTTTIEPTTTPKTTTILPTTTLKTTPKVETTTTVQPTTTPKTTTILPSTTLKTTTPDLETTTTIEPTTSPKTTTILPTTTLKTITPEVETTTTVQPTPTPKTTTTIEPTTTSITTTILPTTTLKRTTEVETTTTVQQTTTPKPTRTTIERTTTPKTTTILPTTTLTTTTVQLITTPKTTTTIEPTSTPKTTTILPTTTLKTTPKVETTTTVQPTTTLKATTTIETTTTPRTTTILPTTTLKTTSPKVETTTTVQPTTTAKTTTIGPITTPKTTTILPTTTLKTTTPKVEMTTTDQPTTTPKTTTTIEATTTPRTTTILPTKTTKTTSPKVETTTTVQPTTTPKTTTIEPTTTPRTTTILPTTTLETTTPKVETTTTVQPTITLKRTTTTVIPTTTPKMTSISPTTTLKTTTVQPTTTLKATTTIEQTTTPKMTKILPTTTLKTTTPKIETTTTVQLTTTLKTTTTIEPTTTPETATILPTTTLKTRTVQPTTTSKTTTTIEQTTTSRTTTILPTTTLKTTTPKVETTITVQTTTTPKTTTKIEQSTTPRTTTILPTTTLKTTTVQLTTTLKTTTTIEPTTTPETTTILPTTTLKITTPKVETTITVQTTTTPKTTTTIEPTTTPRTTTILPTRTLKTTTVQLTTTLKTTTTIEPTTTPETATILLTTTLKTRTVQPTTTSKTTTTIEQTTTSRTTTILPTTTLKTTTPKVETTITVQTTTTPKTTTKIEQSTTPRTTTILPTTTLKTTTVQLTTTLKTTTTIEPTTTPETTTILPTTTLKITTPKVETTITVQTTTTPKTTTTIEPTTTPRTTTILPTTTLKTTTVQLTTTLKTTTTIEPTTTPETATILPTTTLKTRTVQPTTTSKTTTTIEQTTTSRTTTILPTTTLKTTTPKVETTITVQTTTTPKTPTKIEQSTTPRTTTILPTTTLKTTTVQLTTTLKTTTTIEPTTTPETTTILPTTTLKITTPKVETTITVQTTTTPKTTTTMEPTTTPRMTTILSTTTLKTTIPKVETTTTVQPTTTPKTTTTIEPTTTSKTTTILPTTTFKTTTPKVERTTTTVQLTTTLKTTTTIEPTTTPETTTILPTTTLKTTTPKVETTITVQTTTTPKTTTTMEPTTTPRMTPILSTTTLKTTIPKVETTTTVQPTTTPKTTTTIEPTTTSKTTTILPITTFKTTTPMVETTTTVQLTTNLKTTTTIEPTTTPETTTILPTTTLKTTTPKVETIITVQTTTTPKTTTKIEQSTTPRTTTILPTTTLKTTTVQPTITPKTTTPFEQTPTSKTTTILPTTDRKTTTSKVETTTTVQLTTTPKTTTTMEPTTTPIMTTILSTTTLKTTIPKVETTTTVQPTTTPKTTTTIEPTTTSKTTTILPTTTFKTTTPKVERTTTTVQPTITPKTTTVLPTTILKTTTLKVETTTTVEPTTTPKTTTQEVETMTAVQPTTTPETTTILPITTLKTTMLQVETTTIQPITAVKGESISSVQLSTSPKATILKEATTTKVLLTTTPKTTTRIIETTTFLPTTTLKTTTLKKETTKTISPTTTLRMTSQPTTTPTPTTQKLETTLIFPTTTSKTTSFKEETRTTTVLPTTVPISTILKVETITSTVLPPTTSKTTTLKEETTTPMILPTTTAKKATILPTTIQKKTTLKEETTTTTDLPTTPTITTKVETTATTVLLTTTEVTVEEKTSTFLPTTTGESSTSKQETSTTFLPTTTETKTTLKEATSTTFLQTITETKTTFKEETATTTVLPTTTETTSSSEEVTLTTTLLLTTPERTTDLNKETSTAFLPTTTGTTTTLEEETSMTTVLPTTAETTSTSEEVTLTTTLLLATPARSTALTEETSTTFLPTTTETTTTFEEETLQRRFYRLQLRKQRHLKKKRLQQ from the exons ATGATACGAGATTGGTTATTTCCATCTGATTACCAAGAATATGACTACGTGTATTATGACCAACCAAAGTCTGAACCTGAAAAGCCTCCACCACCCAAATCTAAACCGCCACCGCCACCAAAACCTAAACCTccgaaaaagaaaaaacctGCGACACCAGCACCTCCTGCGCCGCTTCCGCCTCTACCACCACTTCCGCCACTGCCACCACTTCCGCCTCTTCCACCTGCTCCACCACTCCCTTCGGTAGCGCCCCTCCCCCAACTCCCACCTGCACCCCCTCTTCCTCCTGTTCCGCCACAACAGACTATGTACCCTAAAAAATCGAAGACAATGTTGCCGACAACTCTAATAAAaacgaaatttgaaaaagaaattacGACAATAACAAATGTGCCCACTACTACTCCGAAAACGACGACAACAATCGAACCGACTACAACTCCCAAAACGACTACAATTTTACCAACTACAACTCTGAAAACAACACCCAAGGTAGAAACGACAACAACAGTTCAGCCGACCACAACTCCgaaaacaacaacaacaacagttAAACCGACAACAACTCCAAAAACGACTACAATTTTACCAACTACAACTCTGAAGACAACAACAACCAAGGTTGAAACGACAACAACAGTTCAGCCGACCACAACTCCgaaaacaacaacaacaacagttAAACCGACAACAACTCCAAAAACGACTACAATTTTACCAACTACAACTCTGACGACAACAACAGTTCAGCTAACCACAACTCCAAAAACGACAACAACAATCGAACCGACTACAACTCCCAAAACGACTACAATTTTACCAACTACAACTCTGAAGACAACAACACCCAAGGTAGAAATGACAACAACAGTTCAGCCGACCACAACTCCGAaaccaacaacaacaacaattgAACCGACTACAACTCCTGAAACGACAACAACAATTGAACCGACCACAACTCCCAAAACGACTACAATTTTACCAACTACAATTCTGGAGACAACAACACCCAAGGTAAAAAACACAACAACAGTTCAGCCGACCACAACTGCCAAAACAACTACAATTTTACCAAGTACAACTCTGGAGACAACAACACCCGATCTAGAAACGACAACAACAATTGAACCAACCACAACTTCAAAAACGACTACAATTTTACCAAGTACAACTCTGAAGACAACAACACCCGAGGTAGAAACGACAACAACAGTTCAGCCGACTACAACTCCGAAATCTACAACAACAATTGAACCGACCACAACTCCTAAAACGACTACAATTTTACCAACTACAAGTCTAAAGACAACAACAGTTCAGCCGACAACAACAATCGAACCGACTACAACTCCCAAAACGACTACAATTTTACCAACTACAACTCTGAAAACAACACCCAAGGTAGAAACGACAATAACAGTTCAGCCGACCACAACTCCGAAAACGACAACAACAATTGAACCGACCACAACTCCTAAAATGACTACAATTTTACCAATTACAACTCTGAAGACAACAACACCCAAGGTTGAAACGACAACAACAGTTCAGCCGACCACAAGTCCgaaaacaacaacaacaacaacagttAAACCTACAACAACTCCAAAAACGACTACAATTTTACCAACTACAACTCTAACGACAACAACAGTTCAGCTGACCACAACTCCGAAAACGACAACAACAATCGAAACGACTACAACTCCCAAAACGACTAAAATTTTACCAACTACAACTCTGAAGACAACAACACCCAAGGTTGAAACGACAACAACAGTTCAGCCGACCACAAGTCCgaaaacaacaacaacaacagttAAACCTACAACAACTCCAAAAACGACTACAATTTTGACAACTACAAGTCTAAAGACAACAACAGTTCAGCTGACCACAACTCCGAAAACGACAACAACAATCGAACCGACTACAACTCCCAAAACGACTACAATTTTACCAACTACAACTCTGACGACAACAGTTCAGCTGACCACAACTCCGAAAACGACATCAACAATCGAACCGACTACAACTCCCAAAACGACTACAATTTTACTAACTACAACTCTGACGACAACAACAGTTCAGCCGACTACAACTCCGAAATCTACAACAACAATTAAACCGACCACAACTCCTAAAACGACTACAATTTTACCAACTACAAGTCTAAAGACAACAACAGTTCAGCCGACCACAACTCCGAAAACGACAACAACAATCGAACCGACTACAACTCCCAAAACGACTACAATTTTACCAACTACAACTCTGAAAACAACACCCAAGGTAGAAACGACAACAACAGTTCAGCCGACCACAACTCCCAAAACGACTACAATTTTACCAAGTACAACTCTGAAGACAACAACACCCGATCTAGAAACGACAACAACAATCGAACCGACCACAAGTCCAAAAACGACTACAATTTTACCAACTACAACTCTGAAGACAATAACACCCGAGGTAGAAACGACAACAACAGTTCAGCCGACTCCAACTCCGAAAACGACAACAACAATTGAACCAACCACAACTTCAATAACGACTACAATTTTACCAACTACAACTCTGAAGAGAACAACCGAGGTAGAAACGACAACAACAGTTCAGCAGACCACAACTCCGAAACCAACAAGAACAACAATTGAACGGACCACAACTCCAAAAACGACTACAATTTTACCAACTACAACTCTGACGACAACAACAGTTCAGCTGATTACAACTCCGAAAACGACAACAACAATCGAACCGACTTCAACTCCCAAAACGACTACAATTTTACCAACTACAACTCTGAAAACAACACCCAAGGTCGAAACGACAACAACAGTTCAGCCGACCACAACTCTGAAAGCGACAACAACAATCGAAACGACTACAACTCCCAGAACGACTACAATTTTACCAACTACAACTCTGAAGACAACATCACCTAAGGTAGAAACGACAACAACAGTTCAGCCGACTACAACCGCGAAAACGACAACAATTGGACCGATCACAACTCCAAAAACGACAACAATTTTACCTACTACGACTCTGAAGACCACAACACCCAAGGTCGAAATGACAACAACAGATCAGCCGACGACAACGCCAAAAACGACAACAACAATCGAAGCGACTACAACTCCCAGAACGACTACAATTTTACCAACTAAAACGACGAAGACAACATCACCTAAGGTAGAAACGACAACAACAGTTCAGCCGACTACAACCCCGAAAACTACAACAATTGAACCGACCACAACTCCCAGAACGACTACAATTTTACCAACTACGACTCTGGAGACCACAACACCCAAGGTCGAAACGACAACAACAGTTCAGCCGACGATAACTCTGAAaagaacaacaacaacagtTATACCGACAACAACTCCAAAAATGACTTCAATTTCACCAACAACAACTCTAAAGACAACAACAGTTCAGCCGACCACAACTCTGAAAGCGACAACAACCATCGAACAGACTACAACTCCcaaaatgacaaaaattttaccaaCTACAACTCTGAAGACCACAACACCCAAGATCGAAACGACAACAACAGTTCAGCTGACTACAACTCTGAAAACGACAACAACAATTGAACCGACCACAACTCCCGAAACGGCTACAATTTTACCAACTACAACTCTGAAGACAAGAACAGTTCAGCCGACCACAACTTCGAAAACGACAACAACAATCGAACAGACTACAACTTCCAGAACGACTACAATTTTACCAACTACAACTCTGAAGACAACAACACCCAAGGTAGAAACGACAATAACAGTTCAGACGACCACAACTCCGAAAACGACAACAAAAATCGAACAGAGTACAACTCCCAGAACGACGACAATTTTACCAACTACAACTCTGAAGACAACAACAGTTCAGCTGACTACAACTCTGAAAACGACAACAACAATTGAACCGACCACAACTCCCGAAACGACTACAATTTTACCAACTACAACTCTGAAGATAACAACACCCAAGGTAGAAACGACAATAACAGTTCAGACGACCACAACTCCGAAAACGACAACAACTATTGAACCAACCACAACTCCCAGAACGACTACAATTTTACCAACTAGAACTCTGAAGACAACAACAGTTCAGCTGACTACAACTCTGAAAACGACAACAACAATTGAACCGACCACAACTCCCGAAACGGCTACAATTTTACTAACTACAACTCTGAAGACAAGAACAGTTCAGCCGACCACAACTTCGAAAACGACAACAACAATCGAACAGACTACAACTTCCAGAACGACTACAATTTTACCAACTACAACTCTGAAGACAACAACACCCAAGGTAGAAACGACAATAACAGTTCAGACGACCACAACTCCGAAAACGACAACAAAAATCGAACAGAGTACAACTCCCAGAACGACGACAATTTTACCAACTACAACTCTGAAGACAACAACAGTTCAGCTGACTACAACTCTGAAAACGACAACAACAATTGAACCGACCACAACTCCCGAAACGACTACAATTTTACCAACTACAACTCTGAAGATAACAACACCCAAGGTAGAAACGACAATAACAGTTCAGACGACCACAACTCCGAAAACGACAACAACTATTGAACCAACCACAACTCCCAGAACGACTACAATTTTACCAACTACAACTCTGAAGACAACAACAGTTCAGCTGACTACAACTCTGAAAACGACAACAACAATTGAACCGACCACAACTCCCGAAACGGCTACAATTTTACCAACTACAACTCTGAAGACAAGAACAGTTCAGCCGACCACAACTTCGAAAACGACAACAACAATCGAACAGACTACAACTTCCAGAACGACTACAATTTTACCAACTACAACTCTGAAGACAACAACACCCAAGGTAGAAACGACAATAACAGTTCAGACGACCACAACTCCGAAAACGCCAACAAAAATCGAACAGAGTACAACTCCCAGAACGACTACAATTTTACCAACTACAACTCTGAAGACAACAACAGTTCAGCTGACTACAACTCTGAAAACGACAACAACAATTGAACCGACCACAACTCCCGAAACGACTACAATTTTACCAACTACAACTCTGAAGATAACAACACCCAAGGTAGAAACGACAATAACAGTTCAGACGACCACAACTCCGAAAACGACAACAACAATGGAACCGACTACAACTCCCAGAATGACTACAATTTTATCAACTACAACTTTGAAGACAACAATACCCAAGGTAGAAACGACAACAACAGTTCAGCCGACTACAACTCCGAAAACGACAACAACTATTGAACCAACCACAACTTCAAAAACGACTACAATTTTACCAACTACAACTTTTAAGACGACAACACCCAAGGTAGAaagaacaacaacaacagtTCAGCTGACTACAACTCTGAAAACGACAACAACAATTGAACCGACCACAACTCCCGAAACGACTACAATTTTACCAACTACAACTCTGAAGACAACAACACCCAAGGTAGAAACGACAATAACAGTTCAGACGACCACAACTCCGAAAACGACAACAACAATGGAACCGACTACAACTCCCAGAATGACTCCAATTTTATCAACTACAACTCTGAAGACAACAATACCCAAGGTAGAAACGACAACAACAGTTCAGCCGACTACAACTCCGAAAACGACAACAACTATTGAACCAACCACAACTTCAAAAACGACTACAATTTTACCAATTACAACTTTTAAGACTACAACACCCATGGTAGAAACGACAACAACAGTTCAGCTGACTACAAATCTGAAAACGACAACAACAATTGAACCGACCACAACTCCCGAAACGACTACAATTTTACCAACTACAACTCTGAAAACAACAACACCCAAGGTAGAAACGATAATAACAGTTCAGACGACCACAACTCCGAAAACGACAACAAAAATCGAACAGAGTACAACTCCCAGAACGACTACAATTTTACCAACTACAACTCTGAAGACAACAACAGTTCAGCCGACCATAACTCCGAAAACGACAACACCATTCGAACAGACTCCAACTTCCAAAACGACTACAATTTTACCAACTACAGATCGGAAGACAACAACATCCAAGGTAGAAACGACAACAACAGTTCAGCTGACCACAACTCCGAAAACGACAACAACAATGGAACCGACTACAACTCCCATAATGACTACAATTTTATCAACTACAACTCTGAAGACAACAATACCCAAGGTAGAAACGACAACAACAGTTCAGCCGACTACAACTCCGAAAACGACAACAACTATTGAACCAACCACAACTTCAAAAACAACTACAATTTTACCAACTACAACTTTTAAGACGACAACACCCAAGGTAGAaagaacaacaacaacagtTCAGCCAACTATAACTCCAAAAACGACTACAGTTTTGCCAACTACAATTCTAAAGACTACAACACTCAAAGTAGAAACGACAACAACAGTTGAGCCAACTACAACTCCAAAAACAACGACACAAGAGGTAGAAACGATGACAGCAGTTCAGCCGACTACAACTCCAGAAACGACAACAATTTTGCCAATTACAACTCTAAAGACGACAATGCTTCAAGTAGAAACGACAACTATCCAGCCGATTACAGCAGTAAAAGGAGAATCGATATCTTCAGTTCAGCTGTCTACAAGTCCAAAAGCGACCATACTGAAAGAAGCAACGACAACAAAAGTTTTGCTAACTACAACTCCAAAAACGACTACACGGATAATTGAAACGACAACATTTTTACCAACTACAACTCTTAAGACAACAACACTAAAGAAAGAAACGACAAAAACTATTTCTCCAACTACAACTTTGAGAATGACAAGTCAGCCGACTACAACTCCGACACCGACAACACAAAAGCTTGAAACAACACTAATTTTCCCGACTACGACTTCCAAAACGACATCTTTCAAGGAAGAAACGAGAACAACAACAGTTTTGCCGACTACAGTTCCAATATCAACAATACTCAAAGTAGAAACGATAACTTCAACGGTTTTGCCGCCTACGACTTCAAAAACAACAACACTTAAG GAAGAAACGACAACACCAATGATTCTGCCAACTACGACTGCAAAGAAAGCAACGATACTACCGACTACAATTcagaaaaaaacaacattgaAGGAAGAAACGACGACAACAACAGATCTGCCGACTACACCTACTATAACAACAAAGGTAGAAACGACAGCAACAACCGTTCTGCTGACTACAACTGAGGTAACAGTTGAAGAGAAAACGTCGACATTTTTACCTACTACAACCGGGGAATCATCGACATCTAAACAAGAAACTTCGACAACGTTTCTGCCGACTACAACCGAGACAAAGACAACACTTAAGGAAGCAACGTCCACGACGTTTCTTCAAACTATAACCGAGACAAAAACAACGTTTAAAGAAGAAACGGCCACGACAACAGTGCTGCCGACCACAACCGAGACAACCTCAAGTTCTGAAGAGGTCACGTTGACAACAACGTTACTGCTGACTACACCCGAGAGAACCACAGATCTCAATAAAGAGACTTCAACGGCGTTTCTGCCGACGACAACTGGGACAACAACAACACTTGAAGAAGAAACATCTATGACAACAGTGCTGCCGACTACAGCCGAGACAACCTCAACTTCTGAAGAGGTCACGTTGACAACAACGTTACTGCTGGCTACACCTGCGAGATCAACAGCACTCACTGAAGAGACTTCAACGACGTTTCTACCGACTACAACTGAGACAACAACAACATTTGAAGAAGAAAC ACTTCAACGACGTTTCTACCGACTACAACTGAGGAAACAACGACATTTGAAGAAGAAACGTCTACAACAATAG